In the genome of Blastopirellula retiformator, the window CGGGACTTGGCGAACTTCTGACATAGATGGCAAAACCGCGCGGTCGATGTTTTCAGTGAATGTGCGGCGAAATAAATAACGGCCAGCGGCGATCAGAACAAGGGCAAATCGAAATCACCTGACGATAAAAAGGACGTGCGCCTTGCCGCGCACGTCCCCTCATCCCTCTTCTACCTGGCGAGACAGGTCTGCTTCTAGATCGCGTGATCGTCTTCCGCAGGCGGCTGCGGCGTCTCTTCGCCCGCGCCGCGCATCTGCGATTTCATTTCCTCCAACATCTGACGGATCTCTTGCAGCTGCTGCTGCATCATCGGACCGTTGAGCCCCGGCCCCATCATCGATTGAATGTTCAAACCTCCGTGCGGGCCAAACACGCCGCTTTCGACGGCTCGCTTCGCCAACGTCCGCACTTCCGGCGGCAACTGATTCAGGTGCTCGGCGTCGACGTCATACGTCTTCCCGTCATGCTCGACATGGACCATCGCCGGGCCGTCTCCTTCGCGCGACACGCGAACCTTGATCGCTACTCCGCTCGAACTGTCCATCAAATGCATTTGCGGCTTCATACCCGGTTGCGGCATCACCTGACCCGGTCCGATAAACCGCCGCATGATCGGCGCTTCGGCCGCGCCCTCGACGCCCTGCATCAAGCCTGACTGGGCGATCGCCACCACATCGGCTTGCGTCAACTTACGCGGGGTGACTTCCAGCGATTTCTCTTGGCCGTTATGCAAGAGGACCAGCTTCAGCGATTTGCCTTCCCCTTCGCGAACGGCGTCGACCAACGTGCGCGCGTCGGTCATCGGCTGACCATTCAGCTCCAGCACGACGTCTTCCGCTTCCAGGCCCGCTTCCGCGGCAGGGCTGCCGTCAAAGACCCCTTCGACAAAGACCCCCTTGTCGGCCAGTTGCGGCACATGTCGCTTTAACAGGCTCGGCATCTCGGCGGCCATCTTCGCGCCAATCCAATAGCGATCGGTCGCTTGCTCTAACGATTCCGCTTTCTCAGCGGGGGCAGGTTCTTCAAGCGGTTTCGCTTCCACAACTTTGCCGCCGGCCTCTTGAGCCAGCAGTACGTTTCCGCCGCCAATACTCGCGGCCATCGCGGCTAACATGAGCCCTTTGGAATACCAATCCAATTTCATGTTTGCAAACTCCCTACCTGGTTCGAGTTGGCGTCGCATGCAGTCGACGACGCTGGTCATCCGTTACGGAAAGTAATGCTTCGGGGGCGGCTGAATGTAAAGTTCCTGCACCGGAACGACCGCCTCACGTCCATCTTGTAATTTCACCGGCAGCCATTGCTGCTTCTGCTGAATCGCCCGACCTTCGTCGCTCAGCTGTTGCAACTCTGCCGGGCTCATTCCAAACGACGTCGGAAATGGGGCGTTCGGATTGAACGGCTTGCTTTCGTCAATCGCGATCGGCACCCGGTCAACGCCGTCTCCGCTGCGATAGTTGACGAACAGCGGCCGCTCTTGCGGGATATTTTCAGAATTATTAGAAACCGCCAGCGCCTCGCCGCCGGTTCCATTGGTTCCGCCGCCAGCGGGCCCCGTCATCCACGGGGCCGCCATCTGTCCGGCGATAAACGCAATCAAAACCGACGCGGCAAGCGCCGCCAGCTGGCCAGTGCGGCCATCCCAGCCGCGGGCGCCGTGGAGGATCGGCGCCGCGACGGGAGACTCGGTGGCGGGGGAAAACGCCACGGGGTGGGAATCGACGACCGGCGGCATCGCTTGCCGCAAGACTTGGTTCTCGACAAAGGAGAGCGCACAATCGCGCCACGCTCCTGTCTGCTCCAACTTGGTTAGTAGGTCTTGCTCTTGCTTGGCCGATAGCTCGCCATCGACTAGCAGATCAATTTGTCGTTGTCGTTCGATTCGTTCGTGTTCGTTCATGACCGGGTCGCTCCTGCGACGCTCCGTACTCGTAGTTTGTCGCGCAGTCGCCCGCGAGCCCTGTGCAGTCGCGCTTCCACGGCGCTATGGCTCGCGCCGATCCTGTCGGCGATCTGCTGATAGTTCCAATTGTCGATGTACTTCAGCAGCAAGATCTCCGCGTCGCGCTGCGGCAGTTCGGCGAGCGCCTCGCGAACTTGCTGTTGCCGTTCGTCCGCTAATAGCCAGACGAGCGGATCTCGCTCGTCGGCCGCGGGGGCCTCTTGAGCAAAACGTTCGATCTTTTGTTGCTGCCGCCCCGACTTGCGCCGCAGTTGCAACGCTTGCCGCACGGCGATCTGGTATAGCCAAGGTCCGACGCGGTCGAGATCCCGCAGCTTGTCGCTGCCAGTGATCGCCGCGGCGAACGTCTCCTGAAAGGCGTCTTCCACGTCCTCGCTGTTCCGCAATCGCGCGTACAGGATAGCGCGCAGCCATCGCTCGTGTTCGGCGATAATGGCGGGCCAGTCAGGTTTCGGTTGCTTGTCGGCGCTGCTAGGCAAGGTCGCGGCTCTCCGTTGTGAATTGATAGTTGCCGCCGGCGGCATTCTCTTGCGACAAATTTTGAGAAAAAGTAGGCCCGATTGAGATCTGTGGCGCAACTTCCCTTTCTACGCACAAAAACTTGGCACGGTTTTGCTCATTAGGCCCGGCAAATCTAGACTTTCGGTGTGCGGCCCGACATAATGCGCCAGCCCTTTTCACCCGATTATTTCCACGCAAACCCTGATCTTAGCAGTCCGTTGATTTTCTGAACGGGCTGCTGGATCGCAGGGATGCGATCCCAAAATAGCGACGTAAGTCGTTATTTTGCGAGCCGCGAAGAGCTATGCTCTGAGCCTGGCGAGGTTGGAAAATGCCACGAGGGCATTTTTCAACAGGCAGTTAGCGCCACTTACACGCCCCTAGGGGAGTCGAGAAATGCCCAAAATTATGCGATGCTGGTCCCTCTTGTTGTTGGTCGCGAGCCTCTTGGGGACGCAGTTCGTCCTCGCCGCCGATCCAGCGCAAACCGCCGCAAAGAGTAACCCCGAAATGTCGATTCAGTCACAACCCTTCGGCAAAACCGCCAACGGACAAGAGGTGACCCTGTTCACGGTGAAGAACGGGGATCTCGAAATGGAATTGATCAATTACGGCGCCACGATCGTTTCGCTGAAGGCGCCTGACAAAAATGGCGTCCTGGCCAACGTCAACGCCGGCCTGGACGACGTCGCTTTGTACGAAGGAGGCCATCCCTACTTCGGCGCCACCGTCGGTCGCTACGCCAACCGCATCGCCAAAGGCAAATTCTCGCTGAATGGCAAGGAATATAGCCTGGCCCTGAACAACGGCGAAAACACCCTGCACGGCGGCGAAAAAGGTTTCAGCCGCTACGTCTGGGACGCCAAGCAGGTGCAGGAAGCCCACGGCATCGGCGTCACCTTCACCCGCACCAGCCCTGATGGCGAAGAAGGCTACCCCGGCGATTTGACCGTCAGCGTCAGCTATTTGCTGACCAGCGACAATCAGTTGATCATGGAATACCAAGCGACCACCGACGCCGCGACCGTCTTGAACCTGACCAATCACTGCTACTGGAATCTGGCTGGCGCCGGCAGCGGCAAGGTCTACGATCATAAGTTGCAATTGGAAGCCAACACCTACGTCCCGGTCAGCGACGCCCTGATCCCGACCGGCGAGATCCTGACCGTCAAAGGGACCCCGATGGACTTCACCACCATGAAGCCGATCGGCCAAGACCTGCAAGCGACCGGCGGCGATCCGATTGGTTACGACCACTGTTTCGTCCTTCGCAGCCAAGACGGCAAGCTGGCCCTGGCCGCCACCGTCAAAGAGCCGAAGTCAGGCCGCGTGATGGAAATCTACACCACCGAGCCGGGCATTCAGCTTTACACCGGTAACTTCCTGAGCGGCAGCCCGGCTGAAGCCCGGATCGGCCAACACGAAGCGTTCTGCCTGGAAACGCAACACTATCCCGACACGCCGAACCAGCCGAACTTCCCTTCGGCCACGCTCCAGCCGGGCGAAGAGTTTCGTTCGCAAACGGTTCACAAGTTCAGCGTCGAAAAGTAATCGCGCTGGACCAACCCAACCAAGCGGCGACCGGACTACCAGCGCCGCTTTTTTTATGCGCAACCCGCGCGCGTGCCACGGCTCTGTGAGCCATCTCTTTTGCCCCGCCGGACCGGACCGTTTTCACTTTTTGGCCCTGCGGAAATCGACTGGACCGAGTTGCACGTTTTTTCTCGCCATCCTTGCGCCCTGCGCAACTCACCCCCCAGAAACGACTTACCACCGGACCGGACCAAAAGCAAAAAACTGGACCAGCCGCCGCCCGTTTTTTAAGAGGCCCCAAGATAGTGGACTCGACCCGCGCGTTTTTTTCGCGCCAGCGGCGGCAACTACTTAGCGCTCAAAGGGTGGACTGGACTGCGCTCAATTTTTTCGCCCACCATTGTCAAGCTGCGCAGTCTCGGAATCCGACTGGACCGGAGCGTTTCGTTTTTTCCACGGAGTGGACTGGACCGCGACGTTTTTCTAGCGAAGTCCCACCTGCTGTCTGCGGTTTCCGCGCGGCGAATCTTCGCCGCTGAATCGATGTCACGAATTGCCAAAGAACGCCCCCCAACGATCGCGCGACCGCCCCCCGCTGAAAGATCACCCCGCAATCGACCAAAATTCCGTGCGCTTTGTCAACCGACTTATTTTTGGCCGGCCGCAGGAGAAACGAAACGACGCCTGGGGCGGTTGAGCATGGTGGGTCAGGCCTTGGCCTGACGATGCGTTGGCGTAGGTTGTCCATTGGTGAAACCGACGTACCTGCATGCCGTGCACTTCCGTGCGGATGCTGAGGCGATGGTTGTGCGGCAGGTCTTCAGGCCGAGGCCTGACCGACAACTGGCCAAGGCTGGTGGCGCCCGACGCGTCGTAAATTTGGCCTCCGTCCCTTTGATTCGTCTGAGAACCTCGCTAGTTCGATCAACACCTTAGCAGTCCGTTGATTTTCTGAACGGGCTGCTGGATCGCAGGGATGCGATCCCAAAATAGCGACGTACGTCGTTATTTTGCGAGCCGCGAAGAGCTATGCTCTGAGCCTGGCGAGGTTGGAAAATGCCACGAGGGCAATACCGTTCGGCACGCCATTTGCGCATTCAAATTAATTCCGGTTCGCCGTGCCACAATGGCAGGGCGAAGCTTGGTTTCAACCTTGAATGCAGTGACATTTTATCGTGCGGAAGTCTTCTAAAAATCGCAAATCGGCGGCCGCGTCTGCTAGCGCTGGCGACCAACAATCGATTCATGTGCAAGGCCTGAAGTACTTTGCCAAGTTGCGGCCGTTGTTGGCGGAACTTCATGACGAGGGGACAGCTCGCGATGCCGCTGGCAACCGCACGTTGCACTTCGATCAGTATTGTCTGCTGGTGCTGCTTTACGTTTTGAACCCCGGCATTTCTAGTCTGCGAGCGCTTTCGCAGGCAAGCGAACTGACCAAGGTTCAGCAGAAACTCGGCAACGAGAAAGCGTCGCTTGGCTCGCTTTCCGAGAGTGCTCGGCTGTTCGATCCGGAGNNNNNNNNNNNNNNNNNNNNNNNNNNNNNNNNNNNNNNNNNNNNNNNNNNNNNNNNNNNNNNNNNNNNNNNNNNNNNNNNNNNNNNNNNNNNNNNNNNNNNNNNNNNNNNNNNNNNNNNNNNNNNNNNNNNNNNNNNNNNNNNNNNNNNNNNNNNNNNNNNNNNNNNNNNNNNNNNNNNNNNNNNNNNNNNNNNNNNNNNNNNNNNNNNNNNNNNNNNNNNNNNNNNNNNNNNNNNNNNNNNNNNNNNNNNNNNNNNNNNNNNNNNNNNNNNNNNNNNNNNNNNNNNNNNNNNNNNNNNNNNNNNNNNNNNNNNNNNNNNNNNNNNNNNNNNNNNNNNNNNNNNNNNNNNNNNNNNNNNNNNNNNNNNNNNNNNNNNNNNNNNNNNNNNNNNNNNNNNNNNNNNNNNNNNNNNNNNNNNNNNNNNNNNNNNNNNNNNNNNNNNNNNNNNNNNNNNNNNNNNNNNNNNNNNNNNNNNNNNNNNNNNNNNNNNNNNNNNNNNNNNNNNNNNNNNNNNNNNNNNNNNNNNNNNNNNNNNNNNNNNNNNNNNNNNNNNNNNNNNNNNNNNNNNNNNNNNNNNNNNNNNNNNNNNNNNNNNNNNNNNNNNNNNNNNNNNNNNNNNNNNNNNNNNNNNNNNNNNNNNNNNNNNNNNNNNNNNNNNNNNNNNNNNNNNNNNNNNNNNNNNNNNNNNNNNNNNNNNNNNNNNNNNNNNNNNNNNNNNNNNNNNNNNNNNNNNNNNNNNNNNNNNNNNNNNNNNNNNNNNNNNNNNNNNNNNNNNNNNNNNNNNNNNNNNNNNNNNNNNNNNNNNNNNNNNNNNNNNNNNNNNNNNNNNNNNNNNNNNNNNNNNNNNNNNNNNNNNNNNNNNNNNNNNNNNNNNNNNNNNNNNNNNNNNNNNNNNNNNNNNNNNNNNNNNNNNNNNNNNNNNNNNNNNNNNNNNNNNNNNNNNNNNNNNNNNNNNNNNNNNNNNNNNNNNNNNNNNNNNNNNNNNNNNNNNNNNNNNNNNNNNNNNNNNNNNNNNNNNNNNNNNNNNNNNNNNNNNNNNNNNNNNNNNNNNNNNNNNNNNNNNNNNNNNNNNNNNNNNNNNNNNNNNNNNNNNNNNNNNNNNNNNNNNNNNNNNNNNNNNNNNNNNNNNNNNNNNNNNNNNNNNNNNNNNNNNNNNNNNNNNNNNNNNNNNNNNNNNNNNNNNNNNNNNNNNNNNNNNNNNNNNNNNNNNNNNNNNNNNNNNNNNNNNNNGAACGGCAGCTTGCACGGTCCAGCAGCGGGGCGAAAATGCGTGAAGAGTTCGCGGCGGGATCAAATCTGTTTATGCCGACTGGGCGTGCCGAACAGTATTGCCACGAGGGCATTTTTCAACAGGCAGTTAGCCTGTTCTTCAAGACTTGCTGCTACATTGGATGAGTTTGTTGTCATAACATATGCCTTTCAAAAAGCAAGTTGCTGAAAATTGCCGGCGCCTCGAACCCACCTAATTACTGGGTACGTGCAGCCCTGCGGCATGTCGCTCAACGCCTACCGCAGGTATATTCATGGAATTTAACGAAACGCACACAGTTACATTCTGAGTGTTTGACACGTGATGAAAGTGCATTTCCAGATACAGTGTTTTCAAAGTCTTGAGAGCCGGTGAAGTGACTTGGCGACTGGGAATCGATCACTATCCCACGTGGTCAATCAGGTTCGTACAACAAGGCGGTCTGGGACAAGGGCACTACAAATGACGCCTTTCCAGCTTGGTCTCTCAAATTTTATACTCGCTCACCATCAACCCATCTCCCGACATGGCGGACCCGAACGAACCCACGATTGAGATGATGTTTTCGTTCTTTGAGGGACTCCATCGCAAGGGGCCGGGGAGCGAAGCCTCGACCTTGAAGGCGCTTGCGCTTTTGAATGACATGCCACCGAATCCCCGAGTTGTCGATTTCGGCTGTGGTACTGGCGCTGCTTCGATTCCTCTGGCACAGAATATCGACTGTGAAATTACAGCCGTTGAAATCCATCAGCCGTTTCTCAACGAACTTGATCACCTTGCAGCACAAGTCGGAGTTGGAGATCGAATCAAAACACTTCAAGTCGACATGGGCAAGCCAACCTTTTCAGAAGACTCGTTTGATGTCATCTGGTGCGAGGCTGCAATCTACAACGTCGGCTTTGAACATGCCCTGCGGATTTGGAAACCACTTCTGCGGTCTGGAGGATATGTCTCGGCGTCTGAAGTTGTGTGGCTGACACCTGAACCGCCACGCAAGGCACGAGAGTTCTGGGAAGCCGAGTATCCATCAATGGCCACCGTGGATGCCAATGTCTCGATGCTGAGTGAAGCTGGGTT includes:
- a CDS encoding PDZ domain-containing protein, which produces MKLDWYSKGLMLAAMAASIGGGNVLLAQEAGGKVVEAKPLEEPAPAEKAESLEQATDRYWIGAKMAAEMPSLLKRHVPQLADKGVFVEGVFDGSPAAEAGLEAEDVVLELNGQPMTDARTLVDAVREGEGKSLKLVLLHNGQEKSLEVTPRKLTQADVVAIAQSGLMQGVEGAAEAPIMRRFIGPGQVMPQPGMKPQMHLMDSSSGVAIKVRVSREGDGPAMVHVEHDGKTYDVDAEHLNQLPPEVRTLAKRAVESGVFGPHGGLNIQSMMGPGLNGPMMQQQLQEIRQMLEEMKSQMRGAGEETPQPPAEDDHAI
- a CDS encoding RNA polymerase sigma factor — translated: MPSSADKQPKPDWPAIIAEHERWLRAILYARLRNSEDVEDAFQETFAAAITGSDKLRDLDRVGPWLYQIAVRQALQLRRKSGRQQQKIERFAQEAPAADERDPLVWLLADERQQQVREALAELPQRDAEILLLKYIDNWNYQQIADRIGASHSAVEARLHRARGRLRDKLRVRSVAGATRS
- a CDS encoding aldose epimerase family protein; the protein is MPKIMRCWSLLLLVASLLGTQFVLAADPAQTAAKSNPEMSIQSQPFGKTANGQEVTLFTVKNGDLEMELINYGATIVSLKAPDKNGVLANVNAGLDDVALYEGGHPYFGATVGRYANRIAKGKFSLNGKEYSLALNNGENTLHGGEKGFSRYVWDAKQVQEAHGIGVTFTRTSPDGEEGYPGDLTVSVSYLLTSDNQLIMEYQATTDAATVLNLTNHCYWNLAGAGSGKVYDHKLQLEANTYVPVSDALIPTGEILTVKGTPMDFTTMKPIGQDLQATGGDPIGYDHCFVLRSQDGKLALAATVKEPKSGRVMEIYTTEPGIQLYTGNFLSGSPAEARIGQHEAFCLETQHYPDTPNQPNFPSATLQPGEEFRSQTVHKFSVEK
- a CDS encoding class I SAM-dependent methyltransferase, which encodes MADPNEPTIEMMFSFFEGLHRKGPGSEASTLKALALLNDMPPNPRVVDFGCGTGAASIPLAQNIDCEITAVEIHQPFLNELDHLAAQVGVGDRIKTLQVDMGKPTFSEDSFDVIWCEAAIYNVGFEHALRIWKPLLRSGGYVSASEVVWLTPEPPRKAREFWEAEYPSMATVDANVSMLSEAGFTPVDHFVLPSSDWEKYYGPLQQHVIDYRSSHADSRAAQSLADSLQEEIDLWKEYGDSFGYCFFVGRAN